In Nostoc sp. CENA543, a single genomic region encodes these proteins:
- a CDS encoding sensor histidine kinase KdpD gives MNWSNWVYLGVGLFIGLGSSRLLTKRAVKPIARESPMTPTNQQEEILLQETIRNTQLAYEMAKEMSEFKGGFLARTTHELRSPLNGLIGLHQLILSDLCEDPAEEREFIAQAHERALKLLHLMDEILNVVRTEHGTNKLDIQPRPVAEILQEVYNLTYMLAVDRNFKLRVIPPEPEICALADQRWLRQILLSFVDTAISQMKEGNICLSCGLSDDYVQIWLDLPQHALLSYESIDLLTSETSDVEPEKTALSPGMKLLLNQKLLTTMGGNLEILADPVAGETEQLARIQISMPLEILKVELPQ, from the coding sequence ATGAATTGGAGTAACTGGGTATATCTCGGAGTAGGATTATTTATCGGGTTAGGTTCTAGCCGGTTATTGACAAAACGCGCTGTCAAACCGATTGCAAGAGAATCACCTATGACACCCACAAATCAACAAGAAGAAATATTACTCCAAGAAACGATCAGAAACACTCAATTAGCCTATGAAATGGCTAAGGAAATGAGTGAGTTTAAAGGGGGATTTTTAGCGCGGACTACCCACGAATTGCGATCGCCTCTAAATGGTCTAATTGGATTACATCAGTTGATTTTGTCGGATTTATGTGAAGATCCAGCAGAAGAACGCGAATTTATTGCTCAAGCTCATGAACGGGCTTTAAAATTGCTGCATCTTATGGATGAAATTCTCAATGTTGTCAGAACAGAACATGGTACGAATAAATTAGATATTCAACCCCGTCCTGTAGCTGAGATTTTACAAGAAGTCTATAACTTAACTTATATGTTGGCAGTAGACCGCAATTTTAAATTGCGAGTCATACCCCCAGAGCCAGAGATTTGCGCTTTAGCTGACCAAAGATGGTTGAGACAGATATTACTAAGCTTCGTAGATACAGCTATTTCTCAAATGAAAGAAGGTAATATTTGTCTTTCTTGTGGTCTTAGTGATGACTATGTACAAATTTGGTTAGATTTACCGCAACACGCTTTGTTGAGCTATGAGTCCATAGATTTACTCACATCTGAAACCAGTGATGTAGAACCAGAAAAAACTGCTCTTTCCCCTGGGATGAAACTATTGCTCAATCAAAAGTTACTGACAACGATGGGGGGTAATTTGGAAATATTAGCAGATCCCGTGGCTGGGGAGACAGAGCAGTTAGCAAGGATACAAATATCTATGCCCCTAGAGATTCTGAAAGTTGAACTTCCGCAGTAG
- a CDS encoding GNAT family N-acetyltransferase translates to MNHPQIQFREHHHAEIDLDQLQNLFEIAAFWAKGRTIKDLSIAIANSKPVISVWDDTKLIGFARATSDGIYRATIWDVVIHPDYQGTGLGSKLVETVLSHPQMQVERVYLMTTYQQKFYEKIGFQTNNTTTMVLYNQANLSNMTTAEVQLSESLGA, encoded by the coding sequence ATGAATCACCCACAAATTCAGTTTCGTGAGCATCACCATGCTGAAATAGACCTTGATCAACTCCAAAATTTATTTGAGATTGCAGCTTTTTGGGCGAAAGGACGTACTATTAAAGATTTGAGTATAGCTATTGCTAATAGCAAACCAGTAATTTCTGTTTGGGATGACACAAAACTGATTGGTTTTGCTAGAGCTACTTCCGATGGAATTTATAGAGCGACAATCTGGGATGTGGTTATTCACCCAGATTATCAAGGGACTGGGTTAGGTAGTAAATTAGTGGAAACTGTATTGAGTCATCCACAAATGCAAGTTGAGCGTGTTTATTTGATGACTACTTATCAACAGAAGTTCTATGAAAAAATTGGTTTTCAGACTAATAACACTACCACTATGGTTTTGTATAATCAAGCCAATCTGAGCAACATGACTACTGCGGAAGTTCAACTTTCAGAATCTCTAGGGGCATAG
- the secF gene encoding protein translocase subunit SecF: MKLSINKSRSLWWAISCAIILAGIISMVISWQNPNIRAPLRPSLDFVGGTRLQFERDCNKPGNCDKPIDINVVREVAKAQGLGDSSIQIVADKDTRKENGILIRTKNLDREQRIKLQTALSEKVGAFDEQKNQIDTVGPTLGRELFNSGIIALVVSFIGIIVYLTFRFQLDYAIFAIVALLHDVLVTMGMFSIFGLAFGTEVDSLFIVSLLTITGFSVNDTVVIYDRIRETLKTNSNQKITEIVDDAVNQTLGRSINTTFTTMLPLFAIFLFGGETLKNFALALIIGFTAGAYSSIFIASTLLTLWRERTGKYTVGEATGVTDTSVE; encoded by the coding sequence ATGAAACTCAGTATTAACAAATCGCGATCGCTTTGGTGGGCAATCTCTTGTGCCATCATCTTAGCTGGTATCATCTCAATGGTGATTTCTTGGCAAAATCCCAATATCCGCGCCCCTTTACGTCCCAGCTTAGATTTTGTCGGTGGTACCAGACTACAATTCGAGCGAGATTGTAATAAACCAGGAAATTGCGACAAACCCATAGATATTAATGTTGTGCGGGAAGTCGCCAAAGCACAAGGACTTGGTGATAGTAGTATTCAAATCGTCGCCGACAAAGATACACGTAAAGAAAACGGCATCCTCATCCGTACCAAAAATTTAGATCGAGAACAACGTATCAAACTACAAACCGCCTTAAGCGAAAAAGTAGGTGCTTTTGACGAGCAGAAAAATCAGATTGATACTGTAGGGCCGACCTTGGGGCGAGAGTTGTTTAACTCCGGCATCATCGCCTTAGTAGTCTCTTTTATTGGCATTATTGTTTACTTAACATTTCGGTTTCAATTAGACTACGCCATATTTGCGATCGTGGCTTTACTTCACGATGTACTAGTCACAATGGGAATGTTTTCGATTTTCGGTCTAGCATTTGGCACAGAAGTAGACAGTTTATTTATTGTGTCTCTCTTGACAATTACAGGTTTCTCTGTAAACGATACAGTAGTTATTTACGATCGCATCCGAGAAACATTAAAAACCAACTCTAACCAAAAGATTACTGAGATTGTTGATGATGCCGTCAACCAAACTTTAGGCAGATCCATCAATACCACTTTCACAACTATGCTCCCATTGTTCGCCATCTTCTTATTTGGTGGCGAAACCCTGAAAAACTTTGCTCTAGCACTCATTATCGGCTTCACCGCCGGAGCTTACTCCAGTATTTTCATCGCCAGTACCTTACTAACACTATGGCGAGAACGCACAGGTAAATATACAGTAGGAGAAGCTACTGGAGTCACTGATACATCTGTAGAGTAA
- the secD gene encoding protein translocase subunit SecD, whose protein sequence is MERQRSLLALILILVIAALAFSWRFPAPLGLDLRGGSQLTIEVKPTAEIPQITERELDGVKKVVEGRINSLGVSEPIIQTVGTNKVLVQLPGVNDPEQAERVLGGTAQLEFRLQKPSTETQLLAFQASRAQLKAKQEELRKSQDQAAINKNLEDLKNNNQAIADLFESTKPPLDGKYLTDAYGEPTRQGNNWNVAIRFNQKGGELFAELTKNLAGTGRSIGIFLDNELISAPVVGVEFASAGITGGSAIITGRFTAQQANDLGVQLRGGALPVPVEIAEIRTVGATLGQDSIKTSIYAGIGGLILVLIFMVVYYRLPGLIADIALIVYAILTWASFCLLNVTLTLPGIAGFILSIGMAVDANVLIFERTREELRAGKSLYRSVESGFYRAFSSILDGNITTVIACAALFYLGAGLVKGFALTLALGVAVSMFSAITCSRSLMFVAISIPALRKPELFCPNLPNSGASNQAEVAK, encoded by the coding sequence ATGGAGAGACAGCGATCGCTTTTAGCGTTAATCTTAATTTTAGTCATAGCCGCCTTGGCCTTTAGCTGGAGATTTCCCGCACCCTTGGGCTTAGATTTACGCGGTGGTTCACAACTTACCATCGAAGTGAAACCTACAGCCGAAATTCCTCAAATCACCGAACGGGAATTAGATGGGGTGAAAAAGGTTGTGGAAGGGCGGATTAATAGCCTGGGTGTTTCTGAACCCATTATTCAAACCGTGGGTACAAATAAAGTCCTGGTACAGTTACCAGGGGTGAACGACCCAGAACAAGCAGAACGAGTTCTAGGCGGTACAGCACAACTAGAATTTCGTCTGCAAAAACCCAGTACAGAAACTCAATTATTGGCATTTCAAGCATCACGGGCCCAATTGAAAGCCAAGCAAGAAGAATTAAGAAAAAGTCAAGACCAAGCGGCAATTAATAAAAATTTAGAAGATTTAAAGAACAATAATCAAGCGATCGCTGATTTATTTGAAAGCACCAAACCCCCGCTTGATGGTAAATATCTTACAGATGCCTACGGCGAACCCACCCGACAAGGTAACAACTGGAATGTAGCCATTCGCTTTAACCAAAAAGGTGGCGAACTTTTTGCCGAACTCACCAAAAATCTTGCAGGTACAGGACGTAGTATCGGGATTTTTCTCGATAATGAACTAATCAGCGCGCCTGTTGTTGGGGTAGAATTTGCCAGTGCTGGGATTACTGGTGGCTCTGCGATCATTACGGGTAGATTTACTGCCCAACAAGCTAATGATTTAGGCGTGCAACTGCGTGGCGGTGCTTTACCTGTACCCGTAGAAATTGCGGAAATTCGGACAGTTGGCGCAACCCTGGGACAAGATAGCATCAAAACCAGCATCTATGCTGGGATTGGCGGTCTGATTTTAGTCTTAATCTTTATGGTGGTGTACTATAGACTACCAGGATTAATTGCGGATATTGCCCTCATTGTCTACGCCATCTTGACTTGGGCTAGCTTTTGTCTATTAAATGTCACCCTCACCTTACCAGGAATTGCAGGTTTTATTCTCAGCATCGGTATGGCAGTAGACGCAAACGTGCTGATTTTTGAACGCACAAGGGAAGAGTTAAGAGCCGGGAAATCACTGTATCGATCTGTTGAGTCTGGCTTTTATCGGGCTTTCTCCAGCATTTTAGATGGCAACATCACCACAGTTATTGCTTGTGCTGCTTTATTTTATCTGGGGGCGGGCTTAGTCAAAGGCTTTGCTTTAACTTTGGCTCTAGGTGTGGCTGTGAGTATGTTTAGTGCTATTACTTGTAGTCGCAGTTTAATGTTCGTCGCAATTTCTATTCCTGCACTGCGAAAACCAGAACTTTTCTGTCCTAACCTGCCAAATTCAGGAGCATCAAACCAGGCAGAGGTGGCTAAATGA
- a CDS encoding alpha-ketoacid dehydrogenase subunit beta has translation MAETLFFNALREAIDEEMARDSSVFVLGEDVGHYGGSYKVTKDLYKKYGDLRVLDTPIAENSFTGIAVGAAMTGLRPIIEGMNMGFLLLAFNQISNNAGMLRYTSGGNFKIPMVIRGPGGVGRQLGAEHSQRLEAYFQAVPGLKIVACSTPYNAKGLLKAAIRDDNPVLFFEHVLLYNLKENLPEEEYVLPLDKAEVVRKGKDVTILTYSRMRHHVMQAVKPLEKQGYDPEVIDLISLKPLDFDTIGASVRKTHRVIVVEECMRTGGIGAELVASINDRLFDELDAPVLRLSSQDIPTPYNGTLERLTIVQPEQIVEAVQKMVAMRV, from the coding sequence ATGGCAGAAACACTATTCTTCAACGCTTTGCGGGAAGCCATTGATGAAGAAATGGCGCGTGATTCCAGTGTCTTCGTTTTAGGTGAAGACGTAGGACACTATGGAGGTTCTTACAAAGTCACTAAAGACTTATACAAAAAGTACGGCGACTTGAGAGTTTTAGATACACCCATCGCAGAAAACAGCTTCACTGGGATAGCAGTCGGCGCAGCCATGACAGGATTGCGACCCATCATTGAAGGTATGAACATGGGTTTTCTGCTCCTCGCCTTCAACCAAATCTCCAACAACGCTGGGATGTTGCGTTACACTTCCGGTGGTAACTTTAAAATCCCAATGGTAATTCGCGGCCCTGGTGGTGTTGGTAGACAACTAGGTGCAGAACACTCCCAACGTCTAGAAGCTTACTTCCAAGCCGTCCCAGGATTAAAAATTGTCGCCTGTTCTACCCCATACAACGCCAAAGGACTACTAAAAGCTGCCATTCGCGATGATAACCCCGTGTTGTTCTTTGAACACGTTTTACTTTACAACTTAAAAGAAAATCTCCCAGAGGAAGAATACGTACTTCCCTTAGATAAAGCTGAAGTTGTCCGCAAAGGTAAAGATGTCACAATCTTGACTTACTCACGGATGCGTCATCATGTGATGCAAGCTGTAAAACCTTTAGAAAAACAAGGTTACGACCCAGAAGTAATTGATTTAATATCTCTCAAACCACTAGATTTTGATACTATCGGCGCATCAGTGCGGAAAACCCATCGCGTCATTGTTGTAGAAGAATGTATGCGAACCGGCGGTATTGGTGCAGAATTAGTGGCATCCATTAATGATCGCCTATTTGACGAACTAGATGCCCCAGTATTAAGACTATCATCCCAAGATATTCCCACACCTTACAACGGCACACTAGAACGCCTGACCATCGTCCAGCCAGAGCAAATTGTCGAAGCCGTGCAGAAAATGGTCGCGATGCGCGTTTAG
- a CDS encoding DNA-binding transcriptional regulator — MDMQVLRERAGVSRAEVAFRLAISETSVRNWEAGRTEPTMTPKKYLEALRIFKCTPEELAIASEKSINQRHKRKPGRPRRFPENQVTQVTDSPVCN; from the coding sequence ATGGATATGCAAGTCCTGAGAGAGCGTGCTGGTGTCAGTCGCGCCGAAGTGGCCTTCAGGCTTGCAATCAGTGAAACCAGCGTTCGTAACTGGGAAGCTGGGCGGACTGAGCCAACCATGACCCCAAAAAAATATTTGGAAGCTTTGCGGATATTTAAATGTACCCCTGAAGAATTAGCGATCGCCAGTGAAAAGTCAATTAATCAACGACACAAGCGTAAACCAGGAAGGCCCAGACGCTTTCCAGAAAATCAGGTAACACAGGTGACTGATTCGCCGGTTTGCAACTGA
- a CDS encoding DUF3592 domain-containing protein — MNVQFRQVTFEDKLSGIIGLVIGLMFIGAGFWSNQQIAYERATLTETQGRVVDTVHRRERDRNDQQKDTYAPVIEFLVKGDPVRFTGDYDSSRASEGKIVAVRYDPKQPATTAKEVEPLESFVSWLAIGMGGLSVVSGLRQLSPVQLSLGE; from the coding sequence ATGAATGTGCAATTTCGTCAAGTTACTTTTGAAGATAAATTGAGTGGAATTATTGGCTTAGTGATTGGGCTAATGTTTATTGGGGCTGGTTTTTGGTCAAACCAACAAATTGCTTATGAGCGTGCCACACTAACAGAAACACAAGGTAGGGTAGTAGATACGGTTCACCGTCGTGAACGCGATCGCAATGATCAACAAAAAGACACCTACGCGCCAGTAATCGAGTTTCTCGTCAAGGGTGATCCTGTCCGCTTTACAGGTGACTATGATTCCTCCCGCGCCAGCGAAGGCAAAATAGTAGCTGTGCGTTATGACCCCAAGCAACCAGCAACTACAGCGAAAGAAGTCGAACCCCTGGAATCATTCGTATCTTGGCTAGCGATTGGAATGGGTGGACTCAGCGTAGTTTCTGGTCTACGTCAGTTGTCACCTGTGCAGCTGTCTTTGGGTGAGTAA
- the hemB gene encoding porphobilinogen synthase: MFPTHRPRRLRTHPQLRRMVRETIVTTNDLIYPLFAVPGEGIANEVKSMPGVYQLSIDKIVEEAKEVYDLGIPAIILFGIPADKDTDATGAWHDCGIVQKAATAVKSAVPDLIVIADTCLCEYTSHGHCGYLQVGDLTGRVLNDPTLELLKKTAVSQAQAGADIIAPSGMMDGFVQAIRSALDEAGFQDTPILSYAAKYASAYYGPFRDAAESTPQFGDRRTYQMDPGNAREAIKEIELDIAEGADMLMVKPALAYMDIIWRVKEASNLPVAAYNVSGEYSMVKAAALNGWIDEQRVVMETLTSFKRAGADLILTYHAKDAARWLRSSV, from the coding sequence ATGTTTCCCACCCATCGCCCCCGCCGTCTGCGTACCCATCCCCAATTGCGCCGGATGGTACGAGAAACCATAGTAACGACAAATGATTTAATCTATCCCTTGTTTGCTGTACCAGGTGAGGGCATTGCCAATGAAGTCAAATCCATGCCTGGAGTGTACCAACTTTCGATAGATAAAATTGTCGAAGAAGCCAAAGAAGTTTACGACTTAGGCATTCCCGCCATCATTTTATTTGGTATTCCAGCCGACAAAGACACCGATGCTACCGGTGCTTGGCATGATTGCGGTATTGTGCAGAAAGCAGCCACAGCAGTAAAATCAGCCGTACCAGATTTGATTGTGATTGCTGATACTTGTTTATGTGAATACACCAGTCATGGACACTGCGGTTATTTGCAAGTGGGTGATTTGACAGGACGAGTTCTCAACGACCCCACCCTAGAACTATTGAAAAAAACCGCAGTTTCCCAAGCTCAAGCCGGTGCTGACATTATCGCGCCTTCGGGAATGATGGATGGCTTTGTACAAGCAATTCGCTCTGCTTTAGATGAAGCAGGATTCCAAGACACACCTATTTTGTCTTATGCTGCTAAGTATGCTTCGGCTTACTATGGCCCATTTAGAGATGCAGCCGAATCTACACCCCAATTTGGCGACAGAAGAACCTATCAAATGGACCCTGGTAACGCACGGGAAGCGATTAAAGAAATTGAGCTAGACATTGCTGAAGGTGCAGATATGCTCATGGTCAAGCCAGCTTTAGCATACATGGATATCATTTGGCGTGTGAAGGAAGCAAGCAATTTACCTGTGGCTGCTTACAACGTTTCTGGTGAATACTCAATGGTCAAAGCTGCGGCCTTAAATGGTTGGATAGATGAACAGCGCGTAGTTATGGAAACCTTAACCAGTTTCAAACGTGCTGGTGCAGACTTGATACTCACCTATCATGCCAAAGATGCGGCTAGATGGTTGCGATCATCTGTGTAA
- the prfC gene encoding peptide chain release factor 3, whose protein sequence is MSTELQAELGQAVEMRRNFAIISHPDAGKTTLTEKLLLYGGAIHEAGAVKARRAQRKATSDWMAMEQQRGISITSTVLQFEYQNCQINLLDTPGHQDFSEDTYRTLAAADNAVMLIDAAKGLEPQTRKLFEVCKLRGLPIFTFVNKLDRPGREPLELLDEIEQELGLQTYAVNWPIGMGDRFKGVFDRKQQQIHLFERTSHGSKEARDTVVNLGDPRIEELLEQDLYHQLKNDLELLEGVGPELDLDLVHQGKMTPVFFGSAMTNFGVELFLKSFLDNALKPGVHVSSVGEVPPTYPEFSGFVFKLQANMDPKHRDRVAFIRVCTGKFEKDMTVNHARTGKVVRLSRPQKLFAQERESIDVAYPGDVIGLNNPGVFAIGDTIYTGQKLEYEGIPYFSPELFATLRNPNPSKFKQFQKGISELREEGAVQIMYSVDEAKRDPIMAAVGQLQFEVVQFRLQNEYGVETLLELLPYSVARWVEGGWEALDKVGRIFNTTTVKDNMGRPVLLFRNEWNCQQLQGDHPELKLSAIAPVFSSQKAVEE, encoded by the coding sequence ATGTCAACTGAACTTCAGGCAGAATTGGGTCAAGCAGTTGAGATGCGGCGCAATTTTGCGATTATCTCTCACCCTGATGCTGGGAAAACTACGCTGACGGAAAAGTTGTTGCTCTACGGGGGGGCAATTCATGAGGCTGGTGCAGTGAAGGCGCGCCGGGCGCAGCGTAAGGCGACTTCTGACTGGATGGCGATGGAACAGCAACGGGGTATTTCTATCACATCTACAGTATTACAGTTTGAATATCAAAATTGTCAAATTAATTTACTGGATACTCCTGGACACCAAGATTTTAGTGAAGATACCTATCGGACTCTGGCGGCGGCTGATAATGCAGTGATGCTGATTGATGCGGCTAAGGGTCTAGAACCTCAGACTCGCAAATTATTTGAAGTTTGTAAATTACGTGGTTTACCAATCTTTACCTTTGTAAATAAATTAGATCGTCCTGGTAGAGAACCACTGGAATTATTAGACGAAATTGAGCAAGAGTTGGGTTTGCAAACCTATGCGGTGAATTGGCCGATAGGTATGGGCGATCGCTTTAAAGGTGTGTTTGATCGCAAACAGCAGCAAATTCACTTGTTTGAACGCACTTCCCACGGTAGTAAGGAAGCCCGTGATACAGTTGTCAACTTGGGTGATCCGCGCATTGAAGAATTACTGGAACAAGACTTGTATCACCAACTCAAAAATGATCTAGAACTATTAGAAGGAGTCGGCCCAGAATTAGATTTAGATTTGGTACATCAAGGCAAAATGACTCCAGTTTTCTTTGGTAGTGCCATGACTAACTTTGGGGTAGAGTTATTTTTGAAATCCTTCCTCGACAATGCCTTAAAACCAGGTGTCCATGTCAGTAGCGTCGGTGAAGTACCCCCCACTTATCCAGAGTTTTCCGGTTTCGTTTTCAAATTGCAAGCCAATATGGACCCTAAACATCGCGATCGCGTCGCTTTTATCCGGGTCTGCACTGGTAAGTTTGAAAAAGATATGACAGTGAATCATGCTCGAACTGGCAAAGTTGTGCGGTTATCTAGACCCCAAAAACTGTTTGCTCAAGAGAGAGAATCTATTGATGTAGCGTATCCAGGTGATGTCATCGGTTTAAATAATCCAGGTGTTTTTGCGATCGGCGATACAATTTACACGGGGCAGAAGCTGGAATATGAAGGGATTCCGTATTTTTCACCAGAACTATTTGCGACTCTTCGCAATCCCAACCCCTCCAAGTTTAAGCAATTCCAAAAAGGCATCTCCGAATTGCGGGAAGAGGGTGCAGTGCAAATTATGTATTCCGTTGATGAAGCCAAACGCGACCCCATTATGGCAGCCGTGGGGCAGTTACAGTTTGAAGTGGTGCAGTTTCGCTTACAAAACGAGTATGGTGTAGAGACCCTGCTAGAACTATTACCCTACAGCGTTGCTCGTTGGGTAGAAGGTGGCTGGGAAGCTTTGGACAAGGTGGGACGTATTTTTAACACCACCACAGTCAAAGACAATATGGGTCGCCCAGTTTTACTGTTCCGCAACGAATGGAACTGTCAACAATTACAGGGAGATCATCCAGAGTTAAAACTCAGCGCGATCGCCCCAGTGTTTTCTAGTCAAAAGGCAGTTGAAGAGTGA
- a CDS encoding zinc metalloprotease HtpX, translated as MPSHAKSSLEAGLVALKQGNYREAIAHLEPLASHQGNETAGLQARVGLVMAYARSGEVRKAIALCQTLTDSQNPKVQEWAKTALVHLTKKKRKKTDNTQVKQASQQTQAQSQPNYASTLPSVGLQNVYQGQSLAGNPLINQASYNKTQEFGVYWRQAKRAKVWQPLQKTGLIPLRLLAAGTFMALFWVLRELLNFTIDSINLALVKLPYLEPVQFLYRDPTPALFAILFIAIAISPWLLDWLLANFYGQRELSKDVLNNHSRETSRVLHRYCQQRHWPSPQLRILPTAAPIAFTYGNLPRNARIVVSQGLLDQLADDEIATIYAAQLGQITYKDFVLMSLILLVTLPIYRLYQQVSDWGNTTAKGIWHWPFTIVSSLTYGLWCVLTGTALLYSRLRPYYSDRLAAEITGNPNGLIRALLKITIGIAADIQKSEFTSWQLESLNLLLPVSYQQSVTLGSIAGHLNFESMLMWDSINPYRRWLIWNNTHPLIGDRIERLCKIARHWHIDPELHLASQQSLSQQALTVTRQSFLLQIAPFLGIPLGFVFAGFIWLAWQTAFAVRIINLKWIYEDWSFVTGCLLICFSIGLVIRMNSFFPDIKASNVHTEEQLPYLLANPSSIPIDSIKVRFVGKLLGRPGISNALAQDLVLQSTTGLVKLHHISWLGQPIYHQELIGRQVTVTGWLRRGATPWIDIHTLQTQGGKTLNSPHPIWSTVIAVIAQAWGAYIFLTG; from the coding sequence ATGCCTTCACACGCTAAATCGTCTTTGGAGGCTGGTTTAGTTGCCCTCAAACAAGGAAATTATCGAGAAGCGATCGCTCACCTGGAACCTTTAGCTAGTCATCAGGGCAATGAGACTGCTGGTTTACAGGCCAGGGTAGGTTTAGTCATGGCTTATGCGCGCAGTGGCGAAGTTCGTAAGGCGATCGCCCTGTGTCAAACTCTCACTGATAGTCAAAACCCCAAGGTACAAGAATGGGCAAAAACCGCCCTTGTACATTTGACCAAAAAGAAGCGTAAAAAAACAGATAATACTCAAGTTAAACAGGCATCACAACAAACACAAGCTCAATCTCAACCTAACTACGCTTCAACTTTGCCCTCTGTAGGGTTACAAAATGTCTATCAGGGACAGAGTTTAGCTGGCAATCCCTTGATTAATCAAGCCAGTTACAACAAAACTCAGGAATTTGGTGTTTATTGGCGACAGGCAAAACGCGCGAAGGTTTGGCAGCCTTTACAAAAAACAGGTTTAATCCCCTTGCGATTATTGGCAGCAGGCACGTTTATGGCACTGTTTTGGGTGCTGCGAGAACTGCTCAATTTCACAATCGACTCGATTAACTTGGCTTTAGTAAAACTGCCGTATTTAGAGCCTGTGCAGTTTCTCTATCGTGATCCTACCCCAGCGTTATTTGCTATTTTGTTCATTGCGATCGCCATCTCACCTTGGTTATTGGATTGGCTATTAGCAAACTTTTACGGTCAACGTGAGTTGTCTAAAGATGTTTTAAACAATCATAGTCGGGAAACATCCCGTGTATTGCATCGCTACTGCCAACAACGTCACTGGCCATCGCCCCAATTGCGAATTTTACCCACGGCTGCACCTATAGCTTTCACCTATGGCAATTTACCCAGAAATGCCCGAATTGTCGTCAGTCAAGGTCTGTTAGATCAACTGGCAGATGATGAGATTGCTACCATCTATGCGGCACAGTTAGGACAAATCACTTACAAAGATTTTGTCCTCATGTCTTTAATCTTGCTGGTGACGCTACCAATTTATCGACTCTATCAGCAAGTCTCAGATTGGGGCAACACGACGGCTAAGGGCATATGGCATTGGCCGTTTACCATTGTCTCTAGTCTCACCTATGGGTTATGGTGTGTGCTGACTGGCACGGCTTTGTTATATTCGCGGTTGCGTCCTTATTATAGCGATCGCCTTGCCGCCGAAATCACAGGTAATCCCAATGGCTTAATTCGTGCCTTACTCAAAATTACCATTGGCATTGCTGCTGATATCCAAAAGTCAGAATTTACCAGTTGGCAATTAGAAAGCTTGAATCTATTACTGCCAGTTAGTTATCAACAAAGTGTTACCCTTGGCAGCATTGCTGGTCATCTCAATTTTGAGTCAATGTTGATGTGGGATAGTATCAACCCCTATCGCCGTTGGTTGATATGGAACAATACACATCCACTGATTGGCGATCGCATTGAACGCCTGTGTAAAATAGCACGCCATTGGCACATTGACCCAGAACTACATCTGGCTAGTCAACAGTCCCTCAGCCAGCAAGCACTGACAGTTACCCGTCAATCTTTCCTACTGCAAATTGCCCCATTTTTGGGCATTCCTCTCGGCTTCGTGTTTGCAGGTTTCATTTGGTTAGCTTGGCAAACCGCCTTTGCTGTTAGAATTATCAACCTGAAGTGGATTTACGAAGATTGGTCTTTTGTGACAGGTTGTCTTTTGATCTGCTTTAGCATTGGTTTGGTAATCAGGATGAATTCCTTTTTTCCAGACATTAAAGCGAGTAACGTCCATACCGAAGAACAGTTACCTTACTTATTAGCCAACCCCTCTAGCATCCCCATCGATAGCATTAAGGTGCGTTTTGTTGGTAAGTTACTAGGTCGTCCTGGAATTAGTAACGCTCTAGCACAAGACTTAGTTTTACAATCCACCACAGGTTTAGTGAAACTACACCATATTTCTTGGTTAGGACAGCCAATTTACCATCAAGAATTAATCGGTCGTCAAGTCACCGTTACTGGCTGGTTGCGTCGAGGTGCAACACCCTGGATAGATATCCACACCCTGCAAACTCAAGGCGGTAAAACTCTCAATAGTCCCCATCCCATTTGGTCTACCGTCATAGCCGTTATAGCCCAAGCTTGGGGTGCTTATATTTTTCTCACAGGCTAG